In Oryza sativa Japonica Group chromosome 2, ASM3414082v1, the following are encoded in one genomic region:
- the LOC4331174 gene encoding ethylene receptor 3 isoform X1, with protein MLLSTWTPGCFQGNKILLRSLITWYYLEFMPKLRPFYFLFYLTLPSCATDSPPISDKSSSIFLPLAQQQQLVHWMMPPRFRCQDYLLPLLLALSPAAAAAREVEYHHCHCDGGGGGGGGGLWSMDSIFRWQKVSDLLIAAAYFSIPLEILYFVAGLRHLLPFRWVLVQFGAFIVLCGLTHLLTAFTYEPHPFMVVLLLTTAKFLTALVSFLTAITLLTLIPQLLRVKVRESLLWLKARELDREVVLMKRQEEASWHVRMLTHEIRKSLDRHTVLYTTLIELSRVLGLTNCAVWMPAAGEMCLTHELRRDGGGEDGVVGVDDADVVEVRGSDGVKLLGPDSVLAAASGGKEEGTGAVAAIRMPMLKVSDFKGGTPEVIQTSYAVLVLVPPAGKSWGRHEMEIVEVVAGQVAVALSHATLLEESRAMRDRLAEQNRELLQARRDALMANEARQAFQGVMSQGMRRPIHSILGLVSMVQEEALAPEQRLVVDTMARTATVVSTLVNDVMEMSADSRERFPLETRPFHLHAMIRDAACVARCLCDFRGFGFAVHVENALPDLVVGDERRIFHVLLHMVGNLIGRTEPGHVTLRVRAADDDVLDDRLGQRWDPWWPSYSTGYSSVKFVIGVKRQQNGDAGSPLSRRPSGKGIDLRLSFSMCRKLVQMMQGNIWAILDPQGLPESMTLVLRFQLQSPLTSSSLGGSFEQKHSSPSCQIAGLKVLLIDDDDDINLVVARKLLEKLGCVVSSPPSGSGFLSSVGSSAAAFQLVMVNLEMKRVKALDVATRISQYRSGRWPIVMAMASDQKAWEKCAQSGINGILKKPVILQELKDELARILQST; from the exons ATGTTGCTCTCCACTTGGACGCCAGGATGCTTCCAGGGCAATAAAATCTTGTTAAGATCTCTAATCACATGGTATTATCTCGAATTTATGCCAAAGCTGCggcctttttattttcttttttacttaacCTTGCCAAGTTGCGCTACGGATTCGCCGCCTATTTCTGACAAAAGCTCCTCCATTTTCCTCCCAttggcgcagcagcagcagctagtcCACTGGATGATGCCTCCAAGATTCAGATGCCAAGATTACCTcctgccgctgctgctcgccctttcgccggccgccgccgccgcccgcgaggTGGAgtaccaccattgccactgcgacggcggcggcggcggcggcggcggggggttgTGGAGCATGGACAGCATCTTCAGGTGGCAGAAGGTGAGCGACCTGCTGATCGCGGCGGCCTACTTCTCCATCCCGCTGGAGATCCTCTACTTCGTCGCCGGGCTCCGGCATCTCCTCCCGTTCCGGTGGGTGCTCGTCCAGTTCGGCGCCTTCATCGTGCTGTGCGGCCTCACCCACCTCCTCACCGCCTTCACCTACGAGCCGCACCCGTTCATGGTGGTGCTCCTCCTCACCACGGCCAAGTTCTTGAcggcgctcgtctccttcctcaccGCCATCACGCTGCTCACCCTCATCCCGCAGCTGCTCCGGGTCAAGGTGAGGGAGAGCTTGCTGTGGCTCAAGGCCAGGGAGCTCGACCGCGAGGTCGTCCTCATGAAGCGGCAGGAGGAGGCGAGCTGGCATGTCCGGATGCTCACCCACGAGATCCGCAAGTCGCTCGACCGCCACACCGTGCTCTACACCACCCTCATCGAGCTCTCCAGGGTGCTCGGCCTCACCAACTGCGCCGTCTGgatgcccgccgccggcgagatgtGCTTGACGCACGAGCTccggcgagacggcggcggcgaggatggcgtcgtcggcgtcgacgacgcGGACGTCGTCGAGGTGCGGGGGAGCGACGGCGTCAAGCTGCTCGGGCCGGACTCGGTGCtcgccgcggcgagcggcggcaaggaggagggcaccggcgcggtggcggcgatccGGATGCCGATGCTGAAGGTGTCCGACTTCAAGGGCGGCACGCCGGAGGTGATCCAGACGAGCTACGccgtgctggtgctggtgcccCCCGCCGGCAAGAGCTGGGGGCGGCACGAGATGGAGATCGTCGAGGTGGTCGCCGGCCAGGTCGCCGTCGCGCTGTCGCACGCGACGCTGCTGGAGGAGTCCCGGGCGATGCGGGACCGGCTGGCGGAGCAGAACCGCGAGCTGCTGCAGGCGCGGCGCGACGCGCTCATGGCGAACGAGGCGAGGCAGGCGTTCCAGGGCGTGATGAGCCAGGGGATGCGCCGCCCGATCCACTCCATCCTCGGCCTCGTGTccatggtgcaggaggaggccCTGGCGCCGGAGCAGAGGCTCGTCGTCGACACCATGGCGCgcaccgccaccgtcgtctCCACGCTCGTCAACGACGTCATGGAGATGTCGGCCGACAGCCGCGAGCGCTTCCCGCTCGAGACGCGGCCGTTCCACCTGCACGCCATGATCAGGGACGCCGCCTGCGTCGCCCGGTGCCTCTGCGACTTCAGGGGGTTCGGCTTCGCCGTGCACGTCGAGAACGCGCTGCCGgacctcgtcgtcggcgacgagcgGAGGATTTTCCATGTCCTGCTCCACATGGTCGGCAACCTGATTGGCCGCACCGAGCCCGGGCATGTCACGCTCCGGGtgcgcgccgccgacgacgacgtgctGGACGACAGGCTCGGCCAGAGGTGGGATCCATGGTGGCCGTCCTACTCCACTGGCTACTCCTCGGTGAAGTTTGTCATTGGTGTCAAGCGGCAGCAGAACGGCGATGCCGGCTCGCCGCTGTCGCGGAGGCCGAGTGGGAAGGGCATTGATCTCAGACTTAGCTTCAGCATGTGCAGAAAGCTTGTGCAG ATGATGCAAGGGAACATCTGGGCGATTCTTGATCCCCAAGGGCTACCGGAGAGCATGACTCTGGTGCTCAGGTTTCAGCTGCAATCGCCACTGACATCATCAAGCCTTGGAGGATCATTCGAGCAGAAGcactcgtcgccgtcgtgccAGATTGCAGGCCTGAAGGTTCTGCTtatcgacgacgatgacgacatcAACCTTGTGGTTGCTCGGAAGCTATTGGAGAAGCTCGGCTGCGTGGTCTCCTCGCCGCCTTCAGGATCAGGATTTCTCAGCTCTGTTGGCTCCTCAGCAGCAGCCTTCCAGCTTGTCATGGTGAACCTCGAAATGAAGAGAGTAAAAGCCCTTGATGTCGCGACGAGGATCAGCCAGTACAGGAGCGGCCGATGGCCAATCGTCATGGCCATGGCTTCCGACCAGAAGGCCTGGGAGAAGTGCGCTCAATCCGGGATCAATGGCATCCTCAAGAAGCCGGTGATTCTGCAGGAGTTGAAAGACGAGCTGGCGCGAATTCTTCAGAGCACATGA
- the LOC4331174 gene encoding ethylene receptor 3 isoform 1 precursor (isoform 1 precursor is encoded by transcript variant 1) produces MQQQLVHWMMPPRFRCQDYLLPLLLALSPAAAAAREVEYHHCHCDGGGGGGGGGLWSMDSIFRWQKVSDLLIAAAYFSIPLEILYFVAGLRHLLPFRWVLVQFGAFIVLCGLTHLLTAFTYEPHPFMVVLLLTTAKFLTALVSFLTAITLLTLIPQLLRVKVRESLLWLKARELDREVVLMKRQEEASWHVRMLTHEIRKSLDRHTVLYTTLIELSRVLGLTNCAVWMPAAGEMCLTHELRRDGGGEDGVVGVDDADVVEVRGSDGVKLLGPDSVLAAASGGKEEGTGAVAAIRMPMLKVSDFKGGTPEVIQTSYAVLVLVPPAGKSWGRHEMEIVEVVAGQVAVALSHATLLEESRAMRDRLAEQNRELLQARRDALMANEARQAFQGVMSQGMRRPIHSILGLVSMVQEEALAPEQRLVVDTMARTATVVSTLVNDVMEMSADSRERFPLETRPFHLHAMIRDAACVARCLCDFRGFGFAVHVENALPDLVVGDERRIFHVLLHMVGNLIGRTEPGHVTLRVRAADDDVLDDRLGQRWDPWWPSYSTGYSSVKFVIGVKRQQNGDAGSPLSRRPSGKGIDLRLSFSMCRKLVQMMQGNIWAILDPQGLPESMTLVLRFQLQSPLTSSSLGGSFEQKHSSPSCQIAGLKVLLIDDDDDINLVVARKLLEKLGCVVSSPPSGSGFLSSVGSSAAAFQLVMVNLEMKRVKALDVATRISQYRSGRWPIVMAMASDQKAWEKCAQSGINGILKKPVILQELKDELARILQST; encoded by the exons ATG cagcagcagctagtcCACTGGATGATGCCTCCAAGATTCAGATGCCAAGATTACCTcctgccgctgctgctcgccctttcgccggccgccgccgccgcccgcgaggTGGAgtaccaccattgccactgcgacggcggcggcggcggcggcggcggggggttgTGGAGCATGGACAGCATCTTCAGGTGGCAGAAGGTGAGCGACCTGCTGATCGCGGCGGCCTACTTCTCCATCCCGCTGGAGATCCTCTACTTCGTCGCCGGGCTCCGGCATCTCCTCCCGTTCCGGTGGGTGCTCGTCCAGTTCGGCGCCTTCATCGTGCTGTGCGGCCTCACCCACCTCCTCACCGCCTTCACCTACGAGCCGCACCCGTTCATGGTGGTGCTCCTCCTCACCACGGCCAAGTTCTTGAcggcgctcgtctccttcctcaccGCCATCACGCTGCTCACCCTCATCCCGCAGCTGCTCCGGGTCAAGGTGAGGGAGAGCTTGCTGTGGCTCAAGGCCAGGGAGCTCGACCGCGAGGTCGTCCTCATGAAGCGGCAGGAGGAGGCGAGCTGGCATGTCCGGATGCTCACCCACGAGATCCGCAAGTCGCTCGACCGCCACACCGTGCTCTACACCACCCTCATCGAGCTCTCCAGGGTGCTCGGCCTCACCAACTGCGCCGTCTGgatgcccgccgccggcgagatgtGCTTGACGCACGAGCTccggcgagacggcggcggcgaggatggcgtcgtcggcgtcgacgacgcGGACGTCGTCGAGGTGCGGGGGAGCGACGGCGTCAAGCTGCTCGGGCCGGACTCGGTGCtcgccgcggcgagcggcggcaaggaggagggcaccggcgcggtggcggcgatccGGATGCCGATGCTGAAGGTGTCCGACTTCAAGGGCGGCACGCCGGAGGTGATCCAGACGAGCTACGccgtgctggtgctggtgcccCCCGCCGGCAAGAGCTGGGGGCGGCACGAGATGGAGATCGTCGAGGTGGTCGCCGGCCAGGTCGCCGTCGCGCTGTCGCACGCGACGCTGCTGGAGGAGTCCCGGGCGATGCGGGACCGGCTGGCGGAGCAGAACCGCGAGCTGCTGCAGGCGCGGCGCGACGCGCTCATGGCGAACGAGGCGAGGCAGGCGTTCCAGGGCGTGATGAGCCAGGGGATGCGCCGCCCGATCCACTCCATCCTCGGCCTCGTGTccatggtgcaggaggaggccCTGGCGCCGGAGCAGAGGCTCGTCGTCGACACCATGGCGCgcaccgccaccgtcgtctCCACGCTCGTCAACGACGTCATGGAGATGTCGGCCGACAGCCGCGAGCGCTTCCCGCTCGAGACGCGGCCGTTCCACCTGCACGCCATGATCAGGGACGCCGCCTGCGTCGCCCGGTGCCTCTGCGACTTCAGGGGGTTCGGCTTCGCCGTGCACGTCGAGAACGCGCTGCCGgacctcgtcgtcggcgacgagcgGAGGATTTTCCATGTCCTGCTCCACATGGTCGGCAACCTGATTGGCCGCACCGAGCCCGGGCATGTCACGCTCCGGGtgcgcgccgccgacgacgacgtgctGGACGACAGGCTCGGCCAGAGGTGGGATCCATGGTGGCCGTCCTACTCCACTGGCTACTCCTCGGTGAAGTTTGTCATTGGTGTCAAGCGGCAGCAGAACGGCGATGCCGGCTCGCCGCTGTCGCGGAGGCCGAGTGGGAAGGGCATTGATCTCAGACTTAGCTTCAGCATGTGCAGAAAGCTTGTGCAG ATGATGCAAGGGAACATCTGGGCGATTCTTGATCCCCAAGGGCTACCGGAGAGCATGACTCTGGTGCTCAGGTTTCAGCTGCAATCGCCACTGACATCATCAAGCCTTGGAGGATCATTCGAGCAGAAGcactcgtcgccgtcgtgccAGATTGCAGGCCTGAAGGTTCTGCTtatcgacgacgatgacgacatcAACCTTGTGGTTGCTCGGAAGCTATTGGAGAAGCTCGGCTGCGTGGTCTCCTCGCCGCCTTCAGGATCAGGATTTCTCAGCTCTGTTGGCTCCTCAGCAGCAGCCTTCCAGCTTGTCATGGTGAACCTCGAAATGAAGAGAGTAAAAGCCCTTGATGTCGCGACGAGGATCAGCCAGTACAGGAGCGGCCGATGGCCAATCGTCATGGCCATGGCTTCCGACCAGAAGGCCTGGGAGAAGTGCGCTCAATCCGGGATCAATGGCATCCTCAAGAAGCCGGTGATTCTGCAGGAGTTGAAAGACGAGCTGGCGCGAATTCTTCAGAGCACATGA
- the LOC4331174 gene encoding ethylene receptor 3 isoform 2 precursor (isoform 2 precursor is encoded by transcript variant 2), translated as MQQLVHWMMPPRFRCQDYLLPLLLALSPAAAAAREVEYHHCHCDGGGGGGGGGLWSMDSIFRWQKVSDLLIAAAYFSIPLEILYFVAGLRHLLPFRWVLVQFGAFIVLCGLTHLLTAFTYEPHPFMVVLLLTTAKFLTALVSFLTAITLLTLIPQLLRVKVRESLLWLKARELDREVVLMKRQEEASWHVRMLTHEIRKSLDRHTVLYTTLIELSRVLGLTNCAVWMPAAGEMCLTHELRRDGGGEDGVVGVDDADVVEVRGSDGVKLLGPDSVLAAASGGKEEGTGAVAAIRMPMLKVSDFKGGTPEVIQTSYAVLVLVPPAGKSWGRHEMEIVEVVAGQVAVALSHATLLEESRAMRDRLAEQNRELLQARRDALMANEARQAFQGVMSQGMRRPIHSILGLVSMVQEEALAPEQRLVVDTMARTATVVSTLVNDVMEMSADSRERFPLETRPFHLHAMIRDAACVARCLCDFRGFGFAVHVENALPDLVVGDERRIFHVLLHMVGNLIGRTEPGHVTLRVRAADDDVLDDRLGQRWDPWWPSYSTGYSSVKFVIGVKRQQNGDAGSPLSRRPSGKGIDLRLSFSMCRKLVQMMQGNIWAILDPQGLPESMTLVLRFQLQSPLTSSSLGGSFEQKHSSPSCQIAGLKVLLIDDDDDINLVVARKLLEKLGCVVSSPPSGSGFLSSVGSSAAAFQLVMVNLEMKRVKALDVATRISQYRSGRWPIVMAMASDQKAWEKCAQSGINGILKKPVILQELKDELARILQST; from the exons ATG cagcagctagtcCACTGGATGATGCCTCCAAGATTCAGATGCCAAGATTACCTcctgccgctgctgctcgccctttcgccggccgccgccgccgcccgcgaggTGGAgtaccaccattgccactgcgacggcggcggcggcggcggcggcggggggttgTGGAGCATGGACAGCATCTTCAGGTGGCAGAAGGTGAGCGACCTGCTGATCGCGGCGGCCTACTTCTCCATCCCGCTGGAGATCCTCTACTTCGTCGCCGGGCTCCGGCATCTCCTCCCGTTCCGGTGGGTGCTCGTCCAGTTCGGCGCCTTCATCGTGCTGTGCGGCCTCACCCACCTCCTCACCGCCTTCACCTACGAGCCGCACCCGTTCATGGTGGTGCTCCTCCTCACCACGGCCAAGTTCTTGAcggcgctcgtctccttcctcaccGCCATCACGCTGCTCACCCTCATCCCGCAGCTGCTCCGGGTCAAGGTGAGGGAGAGCTTGCTGTGGCTCAAGGCCAGGGAGCTCGACCGCGAGGTCGTCCTCATGAAGCGGCAGGAGGAGGCGAGCTGGCATGTCCGGATGCTCACCCACGAGATCCGCAAGTCGCTCGACCGCCACACCGTGCTCTACACCACCCTCATCGAGCTCTCCAGGGTGCTCGGCCTCACCAACTGCGCCGTCTGgatgcccgccgccggcgagatgtGCTTGACGCACGAGCTccggcgagacggcggcggcgaggatggcgtcgtcggcgtcgacgacgcGGACGTCGTCGAGGTGCGGGGGAGCGACGGCGTCAAGCTGCTCGGGCCGGACTCGGTGCtcgccgcggcgagcggcggcaaggaggagggcaccggcgcggtggcggcgatccGGATGCCGATGCTGAAGGTGTCCGACTTCAAGGGCGGCACGCCGGAGGTGATCCAGACGAGCTACGccgtgctggtgctggtgcccCCCGCCGGCAAGAGCTGGGGGCGGCACGAGATGGAGATCGTCGAGGTGGTCGCCGGCCAGGTCGCCGTCGCGCTGTCGCACGCGACGCTGCTGGAGGAGTCCCGGGCGATGCGGGACCGGCTGGCGGAGCAGAACCGCGAGCTGCTGCAGGCGCGGCGCGACGCGCTCATGGCGAACGAGGCGAGGCAGGCGTTCCAGGGCGTGATGAGCCAGGGGATGCGCCGCCCGATCCACTCCATCCTCGGCCTCGTGTccatggtgcaggaggaggccCTGGCGCCGGAGCAGAGGCTCGTCGTCGACACCATGGCGCgcaccgccaccgtcgtctCCACGCTCGTCAACGACGTCATGGAGATGTCGGCCGACAGCCGCGAGCGCTTCCCGCTCGAGACGCGGCCGTTCCACCTGCACGCCATGATCAGGGACGCCGCCTGCGTCGCCCGGTGCCTCTGCGACTTCAGGGGGTTCGGCTTCGCCGTGCACGTCGAGAACGCGCTGCCGgacctcgtcgtcggcgacgagcgGAGGATTTTCCATGTCCTGCTCCACATGGTCGGCAACCTGATTGGCCGCACCGAGCCCGGGCATGTCACGCTCCGGGtgcgcgccgccgacgacgacgtgctGGACGACAGGCTCGGCCAGAGGTGGGATCCATGGTGGCCGTCCTACTCCACTGGCTACTCCTCGGTGAAGTTTGTCATTGGTGTCAAGCGGCAGCAGAACGGCGATGCCGGCTCGCCGCTGTCGCGGAGGCCGAGTGGGAAGGGCATTGATCTCAGACTTAGCTTCAGCATGTGCAGAAAGCTTGTGCAG ATGATGCAAGGGAACATCTGGGCGATTCTTGATCCCCAAGGGCTACCGGAGAGCATGACTCTGGTGCTCAGGTTTCAGCTGCAATCGCCACTGACATCATCAAGCCTTGGAGGATCATTCGAGCAGAAGcactcgtcgccgtcgtgccAGATTGCAGGCCTGAAGGTTCTGCTtatcgacgacgatgacgacatcAACCTTGTGGTTGCTCGGAAGCTATTGGAGAAGCTCGGCTGCGTGGTCTCCTCGCCGCCTTCAGGATCAGGATTTCTCAGCTCTGTTGGCTCCTCAGCAGCAGCCTTCCAGCTTGTCATGGTGAACCTCGAAATGAAGAGAGTAAAAGCCCTTGATGTCGCGACGAGGATCAGCCAGTACAGGAGCGGCCGATGGCCAATCGTCATGGCCATGGCTTCCGACCAGAAGGCCTGGGAGAAGTGCGCTCAATCCGGGATCAATGGCATCCTCAAGAAGCCGGTGATTCTGCAGGAGTTGAAAGACGAGCTGGCGCGAATTCTTCAGAGCACATGA
- the LOC4331176 gene encoding large ribosomal subunit protein eL28z, translating to MATVPEPLFWEIVKKNNCFLVKQFGNSNAKVQFTKEPNNLYNVHSYKHSGLANKKTVTIQPSGGKDAAVVLSTTKTKKQNAPAKLYHKSVMRKEFRKMAKAVKNQVSDNYYRPDLTKPALARLSSVYRSLQVAKSGVKKKNRQPAKL from the exons ATGGCGACGGTTCCGGAGCCTTTGTTCTGGGAGATTGTGAAGAAGAACAACTGCTTCCTCGTGAAGCAGTTTGGAAACAGCAATGCCAAGGTGCAGTTCACCAAGGAGCCCAACAACCTGTACAATGTTCACTCCTACAAGCACTCTG GCTTGGCGAACAAGAAGACCGTGACGATCCAGCCATCAGGTGGAAAGGACGCGGCTGTGGTCCTCTCCACGACCAAGACCAAGAAGCAGAATGCCCCAGCTAAGCTCTACCACAAGTCTGTGATGCGCAAGGAGTTCCGCAAGATGGCTAAGGCTGTCAAGAACCAG GTTAGTGACAACTACTACAGGCCAGATCTGACCAAACCGGCTCTTGCAAGGCTTAGCTCAGTGTACCGCAGCCTCCAGGTTGCCAAGTCTGgtgtgaagaagaagaacaggCAGCCAGCCAAGCTGTAA
- the LOC107280032 gene encoding zinc finger protein 11 has product MSQKTSKDEVIGGRSPSGDGDKAEEELREARSGDDDDDDEAGTRQPYNCTFCRRGFPTAQALGGHMNVHRKDRVGRATPSSSSSTTAAAARRSVSYDTLVRLFRPPASGGSEDAAASTAAGGGASLRSRTAEPAPQELRLFGRGAGRREEGGGRDRRDRYGCCSKDGDGNGGHDHGEEEELDLELRLGGSGSAGS; this is encoded by the coding sequence ATGAGTCAAAAAACCAGCAAGGACGAGGTGATCGGTGGAAGGTCGCCGAGCGGCGACGGAGacaaggcggaggaggagctccgcGAGGCccgcagcggcgacgacgacgacgacgacgaggccggcacGAGGCAGCCGTACAACTGCACCTTCTGCAGGAGGGGCTTCCCGACGGCGCAGGCGCTCGGCGGGCACATGAACGTCCACCGGAAGGACAGGGTTGGAAGAgcgacgccgtcctcctcgtcgtcgacgacggcggcggcggcaaggcgaaGCGTCAGCTACGATACGCTCGTGAGGTTGTTTCGTCCGCCGGCGAGCGGAGGaagcgaggatgcggcggcgtccacggcggccggcggcggcgcgagcctGAGGTCCCGTACCGCCGAGCCGGCGCCGCAAGAGCTAAGGCTGTTtgggcgcggcgccggccgtCGGGAAGAAGGTGGTGGTAGAGATCGACGAGATCGCTACGGCTGCTGCTCCAAGGATGGGGATGGCAATGGTGGCCATGAtcatggggaggaggaggaattgGATTTGGAGCTGAGACTTGGTGGTTCAGGCTCTGCAGGCTCATGA
- the LOC4331177 gene encoding calmodulin-binding receptor-like cytoplasmic kinase 2 — translation MEGRERRRSMSSSSSGRRTPELERERWAPWSPAPTWSRPLSVGGGGSRAASLKSLFRTIGLWFSSLSTSSSSSSSAAATSASGSNAKRRSRREPNDLIKKPPLPGPGSDQGKASMRGLYNSSRGRGIATQFQSSVFSMEEILRATNNFSPALKVGQGGFGAVYRGVLPDGTLVAVKRAKLRDQNPHVDVEFRSEVKAMARIEHQSLVRFYGYLECGQERVIVVEFVPNGTLREHLDRCNGRFLDMGARLEIAIDVAHAVTYLHMYADHPIIHRDIKSSNVLLTPSLRAKVGDFGFARLGVGEAGAADGVTHVTTQVKGTAGYLDPEYLKTCQLTDRSDVYSFGVLLLEIASGRRPIEARREMRERLTARWAMRKLAEGAAADVLDPHLPRTPATARAAEMVMELAFRCLAPVRQERPSMGECCRALWAVRKTYRDMVVAAAGDETPLSSISDRASSSSAGTGGDRSGELWRN, via the exons ATGGAGGGAcgcgagcgccgccgcagcatgtcgtcctcgtcgtccggGAGGCGCACGCCGGAGCTGGAGAGGGAGCGATGGGCGCCGTGGAGCCCCGCCCCCACGTGGTCGCGGCCGCTCTccgtcgggggcggcggcagTAGGGCGGCGTCGCTCAAGTCGCTCTTCAGGACGATCGGGTTGTGGTTCAGCTcgctctccacctcctcctcctcctcgtcgtcggcggcggccacctccgcctccggcaGCAACGCTAAGAGGAGGAGCAGAAGAGAGCCCAATGACTTGATCAAGAAGCCGCCAT TGCCGGGGCCTGGCAGTGATCAGGGGAAGGCGTCGATGCGCGGGCTGTACAACAGCAGCAGGGGAAGAGGCATCGCGACGCAGTTCCAGAGCTCGGTGTTCTCCATGGAGGAGATCCTGCGCGCCACCAACAACTTCTCGCCGGCGCTCAAGGTCGGCCAGGGCGGCTTCGGCGCCGTCTACAGGGGCGTCCTCCCCGACGGCACGCTCGTCGCCGTCAAGCGCGCCAAGCTCCGGGACCAGAACCCGCACGTGGACGTGGAGTTCCGGAGCGAGGTGAAGGCCATGGCGCGCATCGAGCACCAGAGCCTCGTCCGCTTCTACGGCTACCTCGAGTGCGGCCAGGAGAGGGTCATCGTCGTCGAGTTCGTCCCCAACGGCACGCTCCGCGAGCACCTCGACA GGTGCAACGGGAGGTTCTTGGACATGGGCGCGCGGCTGGAGATCGCCATCGACGTCGCGCACGCGGTGACGTACCTGCACATGTACGCCGATCACCCCATCATCCACCGCGACATCAAGTCGTCGAACGTGCTGCTCACCCCGTCGCTGCGCGCCAAGGTGGGCGACTTCGGGTTCGCGCGGCTGGGCGTcggcgaggccggcgccgccgacggcgtgACGCACGTGACGACGCAGGTGAAGGGCACGGCGGGGTACCTCGACCCGGAGTACCTCAAGACGTGCCAGCTCACCGACCGGAGCGACGTCTACTCCTTCGGCGTGCTGCTGCTGGAGATCGCCTCCGGGCGGCGACCCATCGAGGCGAGGCGGGAGATGCGGGAGCGGCTGACGGCGCGGTGGGCGATGCGCAAGCTCgccgagggcgcggcggcggacgtgcTGGACCCGCACCTGccgcggacgccggcgacggcgcgcgccgcgGAGATGGTGATGGAGCTGGCGTTCCGGTGCCTCGCCCCCGTGAGGCAGGAGAGGCCGAGCATGGGCGAGTGCTGCAGGGCGCTGTGGGCGGTCAGGAAGACGTACAGGGACatggtggtggccgccgccggcgacgagacgCCGCTCTCGTCCATCTCCGACCGGGCCAGCTCGTCGTccgccggcaccggcggcgaccggagcggcgagCTCTGGAGGAATTAA